Proteins from a single region of Rhodospirillales bacterium:
- the cobM gene encoding precorrin-4 C(11)-methyltransferase: MTVHFIGAGPGAPDLITVRGLNLIRRCPLCLYAGSLVPREVIAEAPDSARIIDTAPLHLDEIIAEMRAADASGQDVARVHSGDPSIYGAIGEQMRRLDALGIAYDITPGVPSFAAAAAALKCELTLPGISQTIVLTRTATRSSPMPAGEDLPALAASGATLAIHLSVTNLAKVIRDLVPHYGDDCPVVVAYRVGWPDEAFLRGTLATIRAQVKAAGFTRTALILVGRVFAASDFSNSRLYAADHHHVLRPRL, from the coding sequence ATGACCGTTCATTTCATCGGCGCCGGCCCCGGCGCTCCCGACCTGATCACCGTGCGCGGGCTGAACCTCATTCGCCGCTGCCCGCTTTGCCTTTACGCCGGCTCGCTGGTTCCGCGCGAGGTCATCGCCGAAGCACCGGACAGCGCGCGGATCATCGATACCGCGCCTCTCCATCTCGATGAGATCATCGCCGAAATGCGGGCGGCGGATGCCAGCGGGCAGGACGTCGCCCGGGTGCATTCGGGCGATCCCTCGATCTACGGAGCCATCGGCGAACAGATGCGCCGGCTCGACGCGCTCGGCATCGCCTACGACATCACCCCGGGCGTACCGTCGTTCGCCGCCGCGGCGGCTGCGCTTAAGTGCGAGCTGACCTTGCCCGGCATCTCTCAGACGATCGTGCTCACCCGCACGGCAACCCGCTCATCACCGATGCCGGCGGGCGAAGACCTTCCGGCCTTAGCTGCCAGCGGCGCGACCCTAGCCATCCACCTCTCGGTCACCAACCTTGCAAAAGTCATCCGCGATCTCGTCCCGCATTACGGGGACGACTGTCCGGTCGTCGTCGCCTATCGGGTGGGCTGGCCAGACGAGGCGTTCCTGCGCGGCACTCTCGCCACGATCCGCGCCCAGGTGAAGGCGGCAGGGTTCACCCGAACAGCGCTTATCCTCGTCGGCCGCGTCTTCGCGGCGTCGGACTTTTCCAACAGCAGGCTCTACGCCGCGGATCACCATCACGTCCTGCGCCCACGGCTGTAG
- a CDS encoding YcgN family cysteine cluster protein, which yields MNRESPTEQPFWKTKPLERMSRAEWESLCDGCGKCCLEKLEDADTGAISYTNVACRLLDIGTCRCSRYSERHRFVPNCEKLDASSVRMFSWLPSTCAYRLLAEGKDLPFWHHLISMDPELVHRVGASVRGRAVPENRAGPLEHHIVTWPA from the coding sequence ATGAACCGTGAGAGCCCGACCGAGCAACCCTTCTGGAAGACGAAGCCGCTTGAGCGGATGAGCCGCGCCGAGTGGGAATCGTTGTGCGATGGCTGCGGCAAATGCTGCCTCGAAAAGCTGGAAGATGCGGATACCGGCGCGATCAGTTACACCAACGTCGCCTGTCGGCTGCTCGACATCGGCACCTGCCGATGCTCCCGCTATAGCGAGCGCCATCGTTTCGTGCCCAACTGCGAAAAACTCGATGCGTCGAGCGTGCGGATGTTCTCCTGGTTGCCGTCGACCTGCGCCTACCGCCTGCTGGCGGAGGGTAAGGACTTGCCATTCTGGCATCATCTGATCTCGATGGACCCGGAACTCGTCCACCGCGTTGGCGCGTCCGTTCGCGGACGAGCGGTGCCGGAAAATCGCGCCGGCCCACTGGAGCACCATATCGTTACTTGGCCCGCATGA
- a CDS encoding sulfite exporter TauE/SafE family protein, with product MQPDPFLLTLLNSGVAHCRTVAIENGGLLASLFLAGLIGSATHCVGMCGPFVLAQTVARLEGLPASQMREWHRLAGAALLPYHLGRATPYAFLGAMAAALASGTIAVSGLQWISPALLIGAAVFFLGYALREASVRWHRAPAREPAVVDRDSKRPPSRVSTVSRAISRVTAPLFARPTGWRGYGLGVALGFLPCGLLYGALAAAAASGRPLAGALAMLAFTLGTIPALLAVGLAGHVSGNRFRATALRLAPALMLINAAALSYLAWRTLA from the coding sequence ATGCAACCCGACCCTTTCCTGCTCACCTTGTTGAATTCCGGCGTTGCCCACTGCCGGACGGTCGCGATCGAGAACGGTGGCCTGCTGGCAAGCTTGTTCCTCGCCGGCCTGATCGGCAGTGCAACCCACTGCGTCGGCATGTGTGGGCCGTTCGTCCTGGCACAGACCGTCGCCCGCCTCGAGGGGTTGCCGGCATCACAGATGCGCGAATGGCACCGTTTGGCAGGCGCGGCGCTCCTCCCGTACCACCTCGGCCGCGCAACGCCATATGCATTCCTCGGGGCCATGGCCGCGGCGCTTGCCTCCGGAACGATTGCCGTGTCCGGGCTGCAATGGATCTCGCCAGCCTTGCTGATTGGCGCCGCCGTATTTTTTCTCGGCTACGCGCTAAGAGAAGCAAGTGTGCGCTGGCATCGCGCACCGGCGCGTGAACCCGCCGTCGTCGATCGCGATTCCAAGCGTCCACCAAGCCGCGTTAGCACCGTTTCGCGAGCCATCAGTCGCGTCACCGCGCCTCTGTTTGCCCGCCCCACCGGGTGGCGCGGTTACGGGCTGGGCGTCGCACTCGGCTTCCTTCCCTGCGGTCTCCTCTACGGCGCGCTCGCAGCGGCGGCGGCGAGCGGACGGCCGCTCGCGGGCGCCCTGGCGATGCTGGCATTCACCTTGGGCACCATCCCGGCGCTGCTCGCCGTCGGCCTTGCCGGACACGTCTCCGGAAACCGGTTCCGCGCCACGGCGTTGCGCTTGGCTCCGGCGCTCATGCTGATCAATGCCGCGGCGCTGAGCTACCTCGCTTGGCGGACACTCGCGTAA
- a CDS encoding cobalt-precorrin-5B (C(1))-methyltransferase, with protein sequence MSDDVEKRALRRGWTTGTCATAAAAAAYQAYLTGAFPDPVTVQLPRGMTATLPLHRAELGLDSATVGIIKDAGDDPDVTHGAEVIVTVVPGVVGSGVTFRGGVGVGTVTLPGLPIPPGEPAINPGPRAMIRSAVTEIAARCKAAGDVVVTIAVPAGITLAEKTLNGRLGIVGGLSVLGTTGIVVPFSCSAWIHSIHRGIDVARAAGLEHLAAATGSTSEAALKRLYRLADPALIDMGDFIGGTLKYLRAHPVRRLTIAGGFAKLVKLAQGHLYVHSAKSQVDVTSLAATLADLGAGPAALSQARAARSAAQVLAIARADGIALGERIASDARKVAAATLAPASIALEVIAFDRAGQMIGRAGFDA encoded by the coding sequence ATGAGCGATGACGTGGAAAAGCGTGCCTTGCGCAGAGGCTGGACGACGGGGACGTGCGCGACGGCGGCAGCGGCGGCAGCCTATCAGGCATACCTGACCGGTGCGTTCCCCGACCCCGTGACGGTACAGCTTCCCCGCGGAATGACGGCGACCTTGCCGCTCCATCGTGCCGAACTCGGTCTCGATTCCGCGACCGTCGGGATCATCAAGGACGCGGGGGATGATCCGGACGTGACCCACGGCGCCGAGGTGATCGTGACCGTCGTTCCCGGTGTGGTGGGGAGCGGCGTTACGTTTCGGGGCGGTGTGGGGGTTGGCACGGTGACACTCCCCGGACTGCCCATTCCCCCCGGCGAGCCGGCGATCAATCCCGGTCCGCGGGCGATGATCCGCTCCGCGGTGACCGAGATCGCCGCGCGCTGCAAAGCCGCGGGCGATGTCGTCGTGACCATCGCCGTTCCTGCCGGCATCACGCTCGCGGAGAAGACGCTGAACGGCCGGCTCGGCATCGTCGGTGGCCTGTCGGTTCTCGGGACGACCGGCATCGTCGTGCCGTTCTCCTGCTCGGCGTGGATCCATTCGATTCACCGCGGGATCGACGTCGCCCGCGCCGCCGGGCTCGAACATCTTGCCGCCGCGACCGGCAGCACGTCGGAGGCGGCGCTCAAGCGTCTTTACCGCCTTGCCGATCCGGCATTGATCGATATGGGCGATTTTATCGGCGGCACGCTCAAGTACTTGCGCGCGCACCCGGTTCGTCGGCTGACGATCGCCGGTGGCTTCGCCAAGCTTGTCAAGCTGGCGCAGGGGCACCTTTACGTCCATTCGGCGAAATCGCAGGTCGACGTCACGTCTCTGGCGGCGACGCTGGCCGATCTTGGCGCCGGGCCGGCAGCACTGAGCCAGGCCCGCGCGGCGCGATCGGCGGCGCAGGTGCTGGCAATCGCCCGCGCGGATGGTATCGCGCTCGGCGAGCGGATCGCATCCGACGCGCGCAAGGTCGCGGCGGCGACGCTGGCGCCGGCGTCGATCGCGCTTGAAGTCATCGCCTTCGATCGCGCCGGGCAGATGATCGGGCGCGCCGGCTTTGATGCCTGA
- a CDS encoding cobyrinate a,c-diamide synthase — MSAPGLIIAAPSSGSGKTVLTLGMIRHWTRTGRTVVSAKVGPDYIDPAFHAAASGRSCINLDPWAMPVGRLAGAAARIAAGADIVVCEGVMGLFDGATATRGSTADVAAALGWPVILVLDVQAQAASVAAVVRGFATHRAEVRIAGVVFNRVGSRRHAEVLSEACAHFVPDIAVLGAVPRADGLRLPERHLGLVQAREHPDLAVFLDRAADLIAEHVDVRRLRGLARPAATETGSLPSTPPIPPPGQRIAVADDDAFAFRYALVIDGWRAAGSEIIPFSPLADHAPTADADAIYLPGGYPELYAGRLAANGTFLGGLRLAAARGAVVFGECGGYMTMGDGLIDAEGAHHTMAGLLRLQTSFADRRLHLGYRMATVLADGPLGPAGARIFGHEFHYARTLCEGPGVPLFDCDDATGRSLGTTGLAQGRICGSFIHLINRADDIDAPADLRNDCAP; from the coding sequence GTGAGCGCGCCCGGACTGATCATCGCGGCACCGTCATCCGGCAGCGGAAAGACGGTTCTAACCCTTGGCATGATCCGTCATTGGACGCGTACGGGGCGCACTGTCGTCTCCGCGAAGGTTGGACCGGACTACATCGACCCTGCCTTCCACGCCGCCGCAAGCGGCCGGTCCTGCATCAACCTCGATCCCTGGGCCATGCCCGTCGGGCGACTGGCCGGCGCGGCGGCGCGAATTGCCGCGGGCGCCGATATCGTCGTCTGCGAGGGTGTGATGGGCCTGTTCGACGGTGCGACCGCCACGCGCGGCTCGACCGCCGACGTCGCAGCGGCCCTCGGCTGGCCGGTCATCCTCGTCCTCGACGTCCAGGCGCAGGCGGCAAGCGTTGCCGCCGTCGTCCGCGGATTCGCCACGCACCGCGCCGAGGTACGCATTGCCGGAGTCGTGTTCAACCGCGTGGGCTCGCGGCGCCATGCCGAAGTCCTGAGCGAGGCGTGCGCACATTTCGTCCCTGACATCGCCGTGCTCGGCGCGGTGCCGCGCGCAGACGGTCTCAGGCTGCCGGAGCGGCACCTGGGCCTCGTACAGGCGCGCGAGCACCCGGACCTCGCGGTCTTCCTTGATCGCGCCGCCGACCTCATCGCCGAGCACGTCGATGTGCGCCGCTTGCGCGGACTTGCTCGGCCAGCGGCAACCGAAACAGGCTCGTTACCCTCCACTCCCCCTATCCCGCCACCCGGCCAGCGCATTGCCGTTGCCGACGATGACGCCTTCGCGTTCCGCTATGCCCTGGTGATCGATGGCTGGAGAGCAGCCGGAAGCGAAATCATTCCCTTCTCGCCCCTGGCCGACCATGCGCCGACCGCCGACGCGGACGCCATCTATCTTCCCGGCGGCTATCCCGAGCTTTACGCTGGCCGTCTCGCCGCCAACGGCACATTCCTTGGCGGACTGCGCCTCGCCGCGGCGCGCGGCGCCGTCGTCTTCGGCGAGTGCGGCGGGTATATGACCATGGGTGACGGACTGATCGACGCCGAAGGCGCACACCACACGATGGCCGGCCTCTTGCGCCTGCAGACGTCGTTCGCCGACCGGCGGCTGCACCTCGGCTACCGGATGGCAACAGTGCTCGCCGACGGCCCGCTTGGCCCTGCCGGCGCACGGATCTTTGGCCACGAATTTCATTATGCGCGGACGCTTTGCGAGGGGCCCGGCGTGCCCCTGTTCGACTGCGATGACGCCACGGGCCGGTCGCTTGGCACCACTGGGCTGGCTCAAGGCCGTATCTGCGGATCGTTTATTCATCTCATCAATCGCGCCGACGACATTGATGCGCCCGCCGATTTACGGAATGATTGCGCGCCATGA
- a CDS encoding SCO family protein translates to MNTQAKPNKPRSGGTKFNGLTVVLAVAGLLVVGVLAARQFWDVNAGNAAETAERSGGALIGGPFTLIDQDGHTVTDQNFRGKWLLVYFGYTYCPDVCPTSLARNADVIDLLGKEGEAVVPILITVDPERDTPEKLKDYIAFFHPRMVGLTGTPEQIKAVTRAYRVYYAKAEQKDSPTYLMDHSSFTYLVDPDGKFVQFFRHETSAQEMAEQIKGLL, encoded by the coding sequence ATGAATACTCAAGCGAAGCCGAACAAACCCCGCTCTGGTGGCACGAAATTCAACGGCCTGACGGTCGTACTCGCCGTTGCGGGTCTGCTTGTCGTCGGTGTCCTCGCCGCCCGGCAATTTTGGGACGTGAACGCCGGCAACGCGGCCGAAACGGCTGAGCGAAGCGGCGGCGCGCTAATCGGCGGTCCCTTCACCCTCATTGACCAGGACGGCCACACGGTCACCGATCAGAACTTTCGCGGCAAGTGGTTGCTGGTCTATTTCGGCTATACGTACTGTCCGGATGTCTGCCCGACGTCCCTCGCCCGCAACGCCGACGTGATCGATCTTCTGGGCAAGGAGGGTGAAGCGGTCGTTCCGATATTGATAACCGTGGATCCGGAACGAGATACGCCGGAAAAACTCAAGGATTACATTGCCTTCTTTCATCCGCGCATGGTTGGCCTGACCGGCACGCCGGAACAGATCAAGGCGGTCACTCGGGCATATCGGGTCTACTACGCCAAGGCCGAGCAGAAGGATTCGCCCACTTACCTTATGGATCACTCGTCCTTCACCTACCTGGTCGACCCCGACGGAAAGTTCGTCCAGTTCTTCCGGCATGAGACAAGCGCGCAGGAAATGGCGGAGCAGATTAAAGGGCTGTTGTGA
- a CDS encoding cobalt-precorrin-6A reductase, whose product MPERVLILGGTGEAATLAERALTAFAGRLEVTTSLAGRLARRPDLAGRVRVGGFGGVEGLLHYLTQERIERVIDATHPFAATISANAADACARAGVPRLMLIRPEWQPRPGDRWVSAASLGEAALLAPSLGRRVFLAVGSGGIGDFAGAPGVWFLVRLFQPSVGALPLAAYETIIARPPFTFAGERDLLAGHRIDLVIAKNSGGTTDAKLAAARELGLPVLMVRRPLPPWGESVGDVGGALTWLAGMARP is encoded by the coding sequence ATGCCTGAGCGTGTGCTGATACTCGGCGGCACCGGCGAAGCGGCGACGCTGGCCGAGCGCGCCCTTACCGCCTTCGCGGGCCGGCTCGAGGTGACGACGTCGCTCGCCGGCCGCCTGGCGCGCCGCCCGGATCTCGCCGGGCGGGTGCGGGTCGGCGGCTTCGGCGGCGTCGAGGGACTTCTCCATTACCTGACACAAGAGCGTATCGAACGCGTGATCGACGCGACGCACCCGTTCGCCGCGACGATTTCGGCGAATGCGGCCGATGCCTGCGCGCGAGCGGGCGTTCCGCGGCTGATGTTGATCCGCCCGGAATGGCAGCCGCGGCCGGGCGATCGCTGGGTCTCGGCGGCAAGCCTCGGCGAGGCGGCGTTGCTGGCGCCGAGCCTGGGTCGCCGTGTCTTTCTTGCCGTTGGCTCCGGCGGTATCGGAGACTTTGCTGGCGCCCCTGGGGTCTGGTTTCTCGTCCGCCTGTTCCAGCCGTCCGTGGGCGCGCTCCCGCTCGCTGCATACGAGACGATCATCGCCCGCCCGCCATTTACGTTCGCGGGCGAGCGTGATCTTCTGGCCGGCCACCGCATCGACCTGGTCATCGCCAAGAACTCGGGCGGAACGACTGACGCCAAGCTTGCTGCTGCGCGCGAGCTTGGACTGCCGGTGCTGATGGTTCGGCGCCCTTTACCCCCATGGGGCGAATCGGTGGGCGATGTGGGCGGCGCGCTGACGTGGCTGGCTGGCATGGCTCGCCCGTAG